The genomic region TAAGTGCCGGTCTGTATGAAGCAAAAACAGTAGGCTGGAACTTTCCTTCCTTTGCAGTGAAGAATTGAAGAATAAGTTTGTGAACTTTACCAGAAACAGGTTTTTCACCTGCACGAACTTGTAAGCGATTCAATATTTCCAAGGAAGGAGGTTTCATATACTTTTCCTTTATCCAGACATTGCTATAAATTGAAAAGCTAGTTCCGCCTAACTCACGTTATTTTGTTTATTGCAGATTCAAGTTTTTCGAAAGCAATAGATCTAAGACCACGATTCCCGGTAGCAAACCTATATATTTCATGCTGACTAATGCCTGTCATTTTACCTAATATTGAATACGTGTATTTAGTTCTAAGTTTGAGTATTTTACTTCTTAATACCCTTACCCTCTTCTTGTCTTCCGGGCTATCCATTTGGTGGCCCTTTACCTTATATTCTAACTTGACCTTATCTTTCTTGTTTGATTTGTATTGAATGATTCCAAGATCCTTATTCGTTCTTGCAATCTTACCAGAAAGTTTTTTTGCAGCTAAGTCATACTTGATCGCCGCTTCCTTTGCCGTATTAAAGGACCCTAAATAGTATTTTCTTCCATTCTTTGAAATAGCTGCGATATACTTCCTTGTCCTTTTGTTATAATAAACACCTTTATATAGCTTTGAAGTATAATTTTTCTTTCTCCGAGCGTTCTGTTCTCCCTTCTTTATAACGAGCAGGTTTTTCTTTTGATGGTCGAACCACTCACCACCCTTACGAACTACTACTTGCTTTTTGCTTTTTACACCCATGATTTCTCTTTGCATTAAAATCATTAGTTGGCGGCCTTCTTTCGTTCGTTCCGTCCTATATGCTGTAGTGTAGTAGGGGTTGTATTTTACAGACCAAGTAAATTGGCTAAGGTAAATGTAGTCTTCATTGTCTACGAAGAGTTCTTCTCCGTTGATCGCATGGATGATTTTCATTCTATTTTAATTTTTTATTAATAAAATCCTCTTATGGTGAACAATTGGAAGTATTGTTCTTTCGAAGACCTTCCAATTGTTGAAGAAATATAACCCTATCAATTTAGTAAATGGAATCCTGAGAATTTGAACTCCATTTATAAGTTCATTTAGTCATTGATTCTTTTTCTGTTTAATTAGTTCCAAAGCTTTTTCAGCCCAGTATCCTTCTTTTTGTCTTTTGACAAATTCATTTAGAAAGTGAATCTCTGCACCTTTAGCAGTCATACCTTCAGAACCGAAATATTTGCTCTCTAATCCTA from Leptospira licerasiae serovar Varillal str. VAR 010 harbors:
- a CDS encoding AP2 domain-containing protein translates to MKIIHAINGEELFVDNEDYIYLSQFTWSVKYNPYYTTAYRTERTKEGRQLMILMQREIMGVKSKKQVVVRKGGEWFDHQKKNLLVIKKGEQNARRKKNYTSKLYKGVYYNKRTRKYIAAISKNGRKYYLGSFNTAKEAAIKYDLAAKKLSGKIARTNKDLGIIQYKSNKKDKVKLEYKVKGHQMDSPEDKKRVRVLRSKILKLRTKYTYSILGKMTGISQHEIYRFATGNRGLRSIAFEKLESAINKIT